One window of Burkholderia thailandensis E264 genomic DNA carries:
- a CDS encoding ornithine acetyltransferase codes for MRGNALEDSIMMMKKTRFLVRTTVIAVALASLSACAMNRTQRNAGIGAAAGGALGYLITGGPIGTVAGAAAGGLVGAGVR; via the coding sequence ATGCGCGGCAACGCTCTCGAAGACAGCATCATGATGATGAAGAAGACTCGCTTTCTCGTTCGCACCACCGTCATCGCCGTTGCGCTCGCCAGCCTCAGCGCGTGCGCGATGAACCGCACGCAACGCAACGCCGGCATCGGCGCGGCGGCGGGCGGCGCGCTCGGCTATCTGATCACGGGCGGGCCGATCGGCACGGTCGCGGGCGCGGCGGCCGGCGGCCTCGTCGGCGCGGGCGTGCGCTGA